A stretch of the Psychroserpens sp. Hel_I_66 genome encodes the following:
- a CDS encoding DegT/DnrJ/EryC1/StrS family aminotransferase: MPGFELFGDLERKELNDVLDNGVLMRYGFDGMRKGHWKAKELENELSDFFKTNHVQLVSSGTAAVTVALASAGVGAGDEVIMPTFTFVASFEAIMMLGAIPVLVDIDDTLTLDPKAVETAITPKTKAVMVVQMCGSMGDMNALQAICTKHNVLLIEDACQAIGGNYNGKPLGSIGDLGCFSFDFVKTITCGEGGAVITNNKSYYINADHYSDHGHDHIGNDRGAEAHPFLGYNFRISELHAAVGLAQVRRLPEFIAIQKKNYTILREALARVPGVTFRKVPKGGEESYAFLNFFLPDLDRARKVSEAFKNNGIDVCWNYFDNNWHYIRKWDHLKNQKSLFPISSEVKAGLEKLQNTTFEQSDHYIGRNISCLIKMSWTEAEVKLRASKMVDAIKSSI; this comes from the coding sequence ATGCCTGGATTTGAATTATTTGGTGATTTAGAGCGAAAGGAGCTTAATGATGTTCTTGATAATGGCGTATTGATGCGTTATGGTTTTGATGGCATGCGTAAAGGCCATTGGAAAGCTAAAGAGTTAGAAAATGAACTTTCAGATTTTTTTAAAACAAATCATGTTCAGTTAGTGTCTAGTGGTACCGCAGCTGTCACTGTCGCATTAGCATCTGCAGGTGTTGGAGCAGGAGATGAGGTGATTATGCCAACATTTACATTTGTAGCGAGTTTTGAAGCTATTATGATGCTTGGGGCAATTCCGGTTTTAGTAGATATTGATGATACACTTACTTTAGACCCTAAGGCAGTTGAAACTGCAATAACTCCAAAAACTAAAGCAGTCATGGTTGTTCAAATGTGCGGAAGCATGGGAGACATGAACGCACTTCAAGCTATCTGCACTAAGCATAATGTATTATTAATTGAAGACGCATGTCAGGCTATTGGCGGAAATTATAACGGGAAACCTTTGGGTAGCATCGGCGATTTAGGCTGTTTTTCTTTTGATTTTGTAAAAACCATCACCTGTGGTGAAGGAGGTGCTGTAATCACAAACAATAAATCGTATTATATTAACGCAGACCATTATAGTGATCATGGTCATGACCACATTGGAAATGATAGAGGAGCCGAAGCGCATCCTTTTTTAGGGTATAATTTTAGAATTTCAGAATTACATGCAGCAGTAGGTTTGGCACAAGTAAGGCGTTTGCCAGAGTTTATTGCAATTCAGAAAAAAAATTATACAATTTTACGTGAAGCTTTAGCAAGAGTTCCAGGTGTCACGTTTAGAAAAGTCCCAAAAGGAGGAGAGGAAAGTTATGCCTTTTTGAATTTCTTTTTGCCAGATTTGGATAGAGCACGTAAGGTTTCCGAAGCATTTAAAAACAACGGTATTGATGTGTGCTGGAATTATTTTGATAATAATTGGCACTACATTAGAAAATGGGATCACTTGAAAAACCAAAAATCTTTATTTCCTATTTCTTCGGAAGTTAAAGCAGGTTTGGAAAAACTTCAGAATACAACATTCGAACAATCCGATCATTACATAGGTCGAAATATCTCGTGCTTGATAAAGATGTCATGGACGGAAGCCGAAGTGAAGTTACGTGCCTCTAAGATGGTTGATGCTATTAAATCTTCGATTTAG
- a CDS encoding metallophosphatase, which yields MISHIKLVKNNHLRSLLIVVAFISQYVGFAQEKPKDISKTIYLTSNIGLEDNSHSEEILKAIVEASKNDEHALFLALGNSTRKTGYPENKDDRKKEESFLSSKLLNPLSSFNGELIFIPGKYEWENGSHKNLDDLESFLQDNSKAEFWPNDGCPIERETLSDEVELVMVDSQWYLENWDDYPYINNDCEIKTREQFFAQFKDELKDEQNKTIVVAIHHPVLTESRQGLIGRLGGLSKQAYYHKDMQDLIGRLETLASQFNDVIFVSGADRNLQFLMDDGIPQIISGATGKTESVKSNIKEGQYASSENGFAKLNIFKDGSSEVEIFTVKNGQTSKVFTKDIKLKKGKLEDFSYHKNSDFGSTYSDAIYTEEEVKKSGFYKWFWGDHYRDIYGRKITAPVLFLDSLPNNVRAITEGGGNQSRSLRLIDDNENEYTVRELRKSGVRFIQSKIKDHYVIEYMDNTVAETIVQDYYTTAQPYAQFAINELLDAIDISHANPKIIYLPKQERLGRFNENYGDKLYMIEEHVGDENKSFETFGDADDIISTSDMLLELRDDKDAKIDEDSYIRARLFDFLIGDWDRHSDQWRWALHEQEDGTELYKPIPRDRDQAFPKYDGVFPAILKAVSPLARNMQSYAPEIDDIKTFNNAVYYLDKNFINRASWNDWKTQAELLQTQLTDDVIDQAFANLLEDTKDESTENIKSILKQRRGNIVDIAKDYYDYFKEHEIVVATTKDNKIDIDRMDGGKTKISITHKDKLHFENTYTKEETKEIWIYALDGDDEITVKGDGDDFIKLKIFGGEENDIYDIQNNRAVKVYDYKSKKNTFKNPVRKTLTDSYEINNYDPQKRKYSNNVILPSIGFDPDAGLNFGLTDTFTTYSLLRNPFTTSHTVGASYYSATEGFQLTYNGEFAHFFHNWNLVLDARVTSSNYAVNFFGFGNETTYDPDAVDLDFNRVKISQWHFEPSLVYKTSGNISAHIAARIEEHDVEDNENAFIEQSLPSTDDVFESQIYAGGEVGVHFSNKESLLSLPRRGLELGFVVGYKQSINSNFDNKFTYFTPKASFNYPIHDSGLATLATKVQADFIFGDSYEFYHAASVGGNNSLRGYRNDRFIGQTSFFQSTDLRLCLLEVRSGFIPLRFGVTGGYDLGRVWSDNDDSGKWHNSYGGSIFINGFQALTANIGYYLSPEDNRIIFTAGFRF from the coding sequence ATGATATCACATATTAAATTGGTAAAAAATAACCATTTACGTTCACTACTTATTGTTGTTGCTTTTATTTCTCAGTATGTAGGCTTTGCTCAAGAAAAGCCAAAAGACATATCTAAAACCATTTATTTGACTTCAAATATTGGTTTGGAAGATAATTCACATTCCGAAGAAATCTTAAAGGCAATCGTTGAAGCTTCAAAAAATGATGAACACGCGTTGTTTTTAGCATTGGGAAACAGCACGAGAAAGACGGGTTACCCAGAGAATAAAGACGACCGCAAAAAAGAAGAATCCTTCTTGTCTTCAAAGTTGCTAAATCCCTTATCAAGTTTTAATGGAGAGCTTATTTTTATTCCCGGTAAATACGAATGGGAAAACGGAAGCCATAAAAATCTTGACGACCTAGAATCTTTTTTACAAGATAACAGTAAAGCAGAATTTTGGCCAAACGATGGTTGCCCAATTGAACGCGAAACGTTAAGTGACGAGGTAGAATTGGTTATGGTGGATTCACAATGGTATTTAGAAAATTGGGATGATTACCCTTATATAAACAATGATTGTGAGATCAAAACTAGAGAGCAGTTTTTCGCACAATTCAAAGACGAACTTAAGGACGAGCAAAATAAAACGATAGTCGTCGCCATACATCACCCTGTATTAACTGAGTCACGTCAAGGCCTTATAGGTCGTTTAGGAGGATTATCTAAACAGGCATACTACCATAAAGACATGCAAGATTTGATTGGCAGATTAGAAACATTAGCAAGTCAATTTAATGATGTGATCTTTGTTTCGGGAGCAGATCGAAACTTACAGTTTTTGATGGATGATGGAATTCCGCAGATCATAAGTGGTGCAACTGGCAAAACAGAGAGTGTAAAATCCAATATAAAAGAAGGTCAATACGCAAGTAGCGAAAATGGATTTGCAAAGTTGAACATTTTTAAAGACGGAAGTTCAGAAGTTGAAATTTTCACTGTTAAAAATGGCCAGACATCAAAAGTGTTCACAAAAGACATCAAACTTAAAAAAGGAAAGCTGGAAGATTTTAGTTACCATAAAAATTCCGACTTCGGAAGCACCTACTCTGATGCCATTTATACAGAAGAAGAAGTCAAGAAATCAGGATTTTACAAGTGGTTTTGGGGAGATCATTATCGCGATATCTACGGAAGAAAAATCACAGCACCAGTTCTATTTTTAGACAGTTTGCCAAACAACGTTAGAGCAATTACGGAAGGTGGAGGAAATCAATCCCGCAGTCTTAGACTTATTGACGATAACGAAAACGAATACACAGTGAGAGAGCTTAGAAAAAGTGGAGTTCGTTTTATACAGTCTAAAATAAAAGATCATTACGTGATTGAATATATGGATAATACAGTTGCTGAAACTATTGTTCAAGATTACTATACTACTGCACAGCCCTACGCACAATTTGCTATAAATGAGTTGTTGGATGCTATTGATATTTCGCATGCCAATCCTAAAATTATTTATCTTCCAAAACAAGAACGCTTGGGAAGATTTAATGAAAACTATGGCGACAAACTTTATATGATTGAAGAGCATGTTGGCGATGAAAATAAAAGTTTCGAGACTTTTGGAGATGCAGACGATATTATAAGCACATCTGATATGCTACTCGAATTACGTGATGATAAAGACGCAAAAATTGATGAGGATAGTTATATAAGAGCTCGTCTTTTTGATTTTTTAATAGGTGATTGGGATCGACATTCAGACCAATGGAGATGGGCCTTGCACGAACAAGAAGACGGTACTGAGCTTTATAAACCAATCCCTAGAGATAGAGATCAAGCATTCCCAAAGTATGATGGTGTTTTTCCAGCAATTTTAAAAGCAGTTTCACCTTTAGCACGAAATATGCAAAGTTACGCACCAGAGATTGATGATATAAAAACATTCAACAATGCGGTATATTATCTGGATAAGAATTTTATCAATAGAGCGAGTTGGAATGATTGGAAGACTCAAGCAGAGTTACTACAAACCCAATTGACAGATGATGTTATTGACCAAGCCTTTGCAAATCTTCTGGAAGATACAAAAGATGAAAGCACAGAAAATATAAAATCTATTTTAAAGCAAAGACGAGGTAATATTGTTGATATAGCCAAAGATTATTATGATTATTTTAAAGAGCATGAAATAGTTGTGGCTACCACAAAGGACAACAAAATTGACATCGATCGTATGGATGGTGGAAAAACGAAAATTTCTATAACCCACAAAGACAAATTGCATTTTGAAAACACCTATACTAAAGAAGAAACTAAAGAGATATGGATATATGCTTTAGATGGTGATGATGAAATAACGGTAAAAGGTGATGGTGATGACTTTATTAAACTTAAGATTTTTGGAGGAGAAGAAAATGACATTTATGACATTCAGAATAACAGAGCAGTAAAGGTTTACGATTATAAATCAAAGAAAAATACATTTAAAAATCCAGTAAGAAAAACATTAACAGATTCTTACGAGATTAATAATTATGATCCTCAAAAAAGAAAATACTCAAACAATGTCATTTTACCAAGCATAGGTTTTGATCCAGATGCAGGATTAAATTTCGGCTTGACAGATACATTTACGACTTACAGTTTATTGCGCAACCCATTTACAACTAGTCATACGGTTGGCGCTTCATACTATTCAGCAACCGAAGGATTTCAATTAACATATAATGGAGAGTTTGCACATTTTTTCCATAATTGGAATTTGGTATTAGATGCAAGAGTTACTAGCTCAAATTATGCTGTAAATTTCTTTGGCTTCGGAAACGAGACAACTTACGATCCAGACGCTGTTGATTTAGATTTTAATCGTGTGAAGATCAGTCAGTGGCACTTTGAGCCATCGTTGGTTTACAAAACATCTGGTAATATTAGTGCACATATAGCAGCTCGTATAGAAGAGCATGATGTTGAGGATAATGAAAATGCATTTATTGAGCAATCTTTACCTAGTACAGATGACGTTTTTGAAAGTCAAATTTACGCAGGAGGAGAAGTAGGAGTTCATTTTAGTAATAAAGAAAGCTTATTAAGTTTGCCACGCAGAGGACTAGAATTGGGATTTGTAGTAGGATATAAACAAAGTATCAACTCTAATTTTGACAATAAATTTACTTACTTTACTCCAAAAGCATCATTTAATTATCCAATTCATGATAGCGGATTGGCTACATTGGCAACAAAAGTGCAAGCAGACTTTATTTTTGGAGATTCTTATGAATTTTATCATGCTGCTAGTGTTGGAGGTAATAATAGTTTGCGTGGTTATAGAAATGACAGATTTATAGGGCAAACTTCCTTTTTTCAAAGTACAGACTTAAGATTATGCCTACTTGAAGTTCGTAGCGGATTTATACCATTGAGATTTGGTGTTACGGGAGGCTATGATCTTGGTCGAGTGTGGTCAGATAATGATGATTCAGGAAAGTGGCATAATAGTTATGGAGGTTCAATCTTTATTAATGGATTTCAAGCATTAACTGCAAATATTGGTTATTATTTAAGCCCAGAAGACAACAGAATTATTTTTACAGCAGGATTTAGGTTTTAA
- a CDS encoding M28 family metallopeptidase: MKFQLILLSLTLVGSCAKLRYTDKIELLKESIDYDNVTNVETYLNSISSEELKHHVYEFSKNEFQGRKAGEPGHYKAAKYLEDYYKEEQIPSPLGASYFQYVPESYFTGGIKTSPNVIAYIEGSEFPQEVIIISAHSDHEGFIDKEIFNGADDNGSGTAAVLEMAEAFKLATLEGKGPKRSIVFLHLTGEEIGLDGSRYYTEHPVFSMKNTVANLNIDMIGRIDEAHIDNPNYIYIIGADRLSTELHYISEEANKKFTNLSLDYKLNSDNDPNRYYYRSDHYNFAQKGVPVIFYFNGEHEDYHQPTDTPEKIDYELLKKRTWLIFSTAWYLANSDQRIMVDQDY; this comes from the coding sequence ATGAAGTTTCAACTCATCTTATTATCCCTCACCTTGGTTGGGTCGTGTGCAAAACTTAGGTATACAGATAAAATTGAACTACTAAAAGAAAGCATTGATTACGATAATGTGACAAATGTTGAAACCTATTTAAATTCAATTTCTTCGGAAGAATTAAAACATCATGTCTACGAATTTTCAAAAAATGAATTTCAAGGCAGAAAAGCGGGAGAACCTGGTCATTACAAAGCTGCAAAATATCTTGAAGATTACTATAAAGAAGAACAAATTCCTTCGCCTCTGGGAGCTAGTTATTTTCAGTATGTACCAGAATCCTATTTTACTGGAGGCATAAAAACATCACCCAATGTTATTGCCTATATTGAAGGTAGTGAATTTCCGCAGGAAGTAATAATTATATCTGCGCATTCAGATCATGAAGGTTTCATAGATAAAGAGATTTTTAACGGTGCAGATGATAATGGCTCAGGTACAGCAGCAGTTTTAGAAATGGCAGAGGCCTTCAAATTGGCTACATTAGAAGGAAAAGGCCCCAAACGCAGTATTGTTTTTTTACATCTCACAGGAGAAGAAATTGGTCTCGACGGTTCGAGATACTATACGGAACATCCCGTATTTTCCATGAAAAACACAGTGGCAAACCTTAACATTGATATGATTGGTCGCATTGATGAAGCACATATAGACAACCCTAATTACATATATATTATTGGTGCAGATCGCTTGAGCACAGAACTCCATTATATTTCAGAAGAGGCCAATAAAAAATTCACCAATCTAAGTCTGGATTACAAATTAAATAGTGATAATGATCCCAACCGTTATTATTATAGATCAGACCACTACAATTTTGCACAAAAAGGAGTTCCTGTAATTTTTTATTTTAATGGTGAACATGAAGATTATCACCAACCTACAGACACTCCAGAAAAAATTGATTACGAGCTACTAAAAAAACGCACTTGGCTTATTTTTTCTACTGCTTGGTATTTGGCAAATTCAGATCAACGAATAATGGTTGACCAAGACTACTAA
- a CDS encoding NAD(P)H-dependent oxidoreductase: MSTINDLKWRYATKKFDSSRILSKEKINILKHAFNLTATSYGLQTLKLVIVLDKEIREQLIKHSYNQKQVVDASHLFVICIEDDVVDSHVTDYYDNIKKIRSTPETILAPYRNDLMKMMSNMTVKERQEWSIRQAYIALGNLMTVCAVERIDSCPMEGFIPKKYDEVLNLEEKNLKSVLLLPVGYRADDDMFSEFKKVRKQLSETVIEL; this comes from the coding sequence ATGAGTACAATAAATGATTTGAAATGGAGATATGCAACAAAAAAATTTGATTCTTCTAGGATTCTTTCCAAAGAGAAAATAAATATTTTAAAGCACGCTTTTAATCTTACCGCTACATCTTACGGGTTGCAGACCTTAAAATTGGTTATTGTTTTAGATAAAGAAATTAGAGAACAACTTATAAAGCATTCTTACAATCAAAAGCAGGTTGTTGATGCCTCTCATTTATTTGTCATTTGTATTGAAGATGATGTCGTGGACTCCCATGTTACCGATTATTACGACAATATAAAAAAAATACGTTCTACTCCAGAAACCATTTTAGCTCCTTATAGAAATGATTTAATGAAAATGATGAGCAATATGACGGTGAAAGAGCGTCAAGAATGGTCTATTAGACAAGCTTATATTGCTTTAGGCAACTTAATGACTGTTTGCGCAGTTGAGCGAATAGATTCTTGTCCTATGGAAGGTTTTATTCCTAAAAAATATGATGAAGTACTAAATCTTGAAGAAAAAAATCTTAAATCTGTATTACTGTTACCGGTAGGTTATAGGGCAGATGATGATATGTTTTCTGAATTTAAAAAAGTAAGAAAACAACTTAGTGAAACTGTAATAGAACTTTAA
- a CDS encoding M28 family peptidase has translation MKRSLNIIAAALLLVGCGSSNQKTVTKTPADPTVYGTTITQDELKTLLYTYASDEFEGRETGESGEVKAVNYLKDQYVKMGIPSPLSGDDYFQEVPLVKQKSPEIKLTLNDKNYEQFKDFLVLGAENSETIDASNIIYVGYGIDSETYSDYKDLDVKGKILLAKAGEPKDENGNYMTSGTTEETKWSSGRQSMSSKANIAKDKGAKAFLYLDPSLFQRYADYFGAQAASGEYGRVSLPSNEQSTLLIMVSEDFAKALYPNINDDAMTKSFTTAMEIDIKSQSKDVDSKNVVAFIKGKEKPDEIVVISAHLDHEGIKDGKVYNGADDDGSGTVAILEIAQAFKAAADNGDGPKRSILFLHVTGEEKGLLGSQHYTDNDPIFPLKNTVADLNIDMIGRTDPKREGDRNYVYLIGSDKLSTELHNLSEEVNKKYANIILDYTYNDENDPNRFYYRSDHYNFAKNNIPVIFYFNGTHDDYHQPSDTPDKIQYDLLENRARLVFYTAWEVANREGRLVVDKAEPKS, from the coding sequence ATGAAAAGGTCACTAAACATTATTGCTGCAGCTCTACTTTTGGTAGGTTGCGGAAGCTCCAATCAAAAAACTGTCACAAAAACCCCTGCAGATCCAACAGTGTATGGGACTACAATAACCCAAGATGAGTTAAAAACTCTACTCTACACCTATGCTTCAGATGAATTTGAAGGTCGTGAAACAGGTGAATCTGGAGAAGTAAAAGCAGTCAATTATCTAAAAGACCAATATGTAAAAATGGGAATCCCCTCACCACTTTCAGGTGATGACTATTTTCAGGAAGTACCTTTGGTAAAGCAAAAATCTCCGGAAATAAAGCTAACTCTCAACGATAAAAATTATGAACAGTTTAAGGACTTTCTTGTTTTAGGTGCTGAAAATAGCGAAACAATAGACGCATCAAATATTATATATGTTGGTTATGGTATTGATTCTGAAACCTATTCAGATTATAAAGATCTTGATGTTAAAGGCAAGATATTATTAGCAAAAGCTGGTGAGCCTAAAGATGAAAATGGAAATTATATGACCTCTGGAACAACCGAAGAAACCAAATGGAGCTCTGGCAGACAGTCTATGTCATCAAAAGCAAACATTGCAAAAGATAAAGGTGCTAAAGCATTTTTATACTTAGATCCTTCCCTATTTCAAAGATATGCCGATTACTTTGGTGCTCAAGCTGCCTCTGGCGAATATGGTAGAGTTTCACTACCATCTAACGAGCAATCTACACTTTTAATAATGGTAAGTGAAGATTTTGCAAAAGCGCTATATCCAAATATCAATGATGACGCAATGACAAAATCTTTTACTACTGCTATGGAAATAGATATCAAAAGCCAATCAAAAGATGTGGATTCAAAAAATGTAGTAGCATTTATAAAAGGAAAAGAGAAACCTGACGAGATTGTTGTTATCTCAGCACATTTAGACCATGAAGGCATCAAAGACGGAAAAGTTTACAACGGAGCGGATGATGACGGATCAGGAACTGTAGCTATCTTAGAAATTGCCCAAGCATTTAAAGCTGCAGCAGATAATGGTGATGGCCCAAAAAGATCAATACTTTTCTTACACGTAACTGGTGAAGAAAAAGGGCTTTTAGGTTCTCAACACTATACAGATAATGACCCAATCTTTCCGCTTAAAAACACAGTTGCCGATTTAAATATCGATATGATTGGTCGTACAGACCCAAAACGTGAAGGTGATAGAAATTACGTTTACCTAATTGGTAGCGACAAATTAAGTACAGAATTGCACAACCTTTCCGAAGAAGTCAATAAAAAATACGCAAATATTATTTTAGATTATACCTATAACGATGAAAACGATCCTAACCGTTTTTATTACAGAAGTGACCACTATAACTTTGCAAAAAATAATATTCCTGTTATTTTTTATTTCAATGGAACACATGACGATTACCACCAACCTAGTGACACACCAGACAAAATACAGTATGATTTGTTAGAAAACAGAGCCCGTTTAGTTTTTTATACTGCTTGGGAAGTTGCAAATCGTGAAGGTCGTTTAGTTGTAGACAAAGCAGAACCTAAGTCGTAG
- the ribB gene encoding 3,4-dihydroxy-2-butanone-4-phosphate synthase, translating into MTTNTAKEANNKIQLNTIEEAIQDVKNGKVIIVVDDENRENEGDFIAAAEAVTPEMINFMAKHGRGLICAPLTEDRCDELDLTMMVQNNTVLHHTQFTVSVDLIGHGCTTGISVHDRSKTIKSLVDKDTKPNDLGRPGHIFPLKAKNGGVLRRTGHTEAAVDLARLSGFQPAGILVEILNEDGTMARLPQLLEVAKKFDLKLISIEDLVAYRMEHDSLINKVEDFDIETRFGKFRLRAYQQTTNDQIHIALSKGTWSRNEPVLTRVNATLVNNDILGTLTNNADEKLDDMFKVINSKGKGAIIFINQQSQSMNLLKRLSVLKESQVEGEVVKAPSIDMDSKDFGIGAQILHDLNIHKLKLISNSQQTKRVGIIGYGLEIVEYVNY; encoded by the coding sequence ATGACTACCAATACAGCAAAAGAAGCCAATAATAAAATTCAGTTAAACACTATTGAAGAAGCCATTCAAGACGTAAAAAACGGAAAAGTTATTATTGTAGTTGATGATGAGAACAGAGAAAATGAAGGTGATTTTATTGCTGCTGCAGAAGCTGTAACGCCAGAAATGATAAACTTCATGGCAAAACACGGTCGAGGTCTTATCTGTGCACCTCTTACCGAAGATCGCTGTGACGAACTAGATTTGACTATGATGGTACAAAACAACACCGTTTTACATCATACTCAATTTACAGTATCTGTAGATTTAATTGGTCATGGGTGCACTACTGGGATTTCGGTTCATGATAGGTCAAAAACGATAAAGTCGTTAGTCGATAAAGATACTAAGCCAAATGACTTAGGACGCCCTGGTCACATATTCCCGCTTAAAGCAAAAAACGGTGGTGTACTTAGGCGAACAGGCCATACAGAAGCTGCTGTTGATTTAGCCAGATTATCTGGATTTCAGCCTGCAGGGATTTTAGTAGAAATACTTAATGAAGACGGTACAATGGCAAGATTGCCACAATTATTGGAAGTCGCTAAAAAGTTTGATTTAAAATTAATTTCTATTGAAGATTTGGTTGCGTATCGAATGGAACATGATTCTCTAATTAATAAAGTCGAGGATTTTGATATTGAAACAAGATTCGGGAAATTTAGACTTCGTGCATACCAACAAACTACAAATGATCAAATCCATATTGCTCTCAGCAAAGGTACTTGGTCCAGGAATGAACCTGTTTTAACTAGAGTAAACGCAACTTTAGTGAACAATGATATTTTAGGCACCTTGACAAATAATGCTGATGAAAAATTAGACGACATGTTTAAAGTGATAAATTCCAAAGGTAAGGGAGCTATCATTTTTATCAATCAGCAGTCTCAATCTATGAATTTATTAAAGCGCCTGAGTGTTTTAAAAGAAAGTCAAGTTGAAGGAGAAGTCGTCAAGGCACCAAGCATTGATATGGATTCTAAAGATTTTGGTATTGGCGCGCAAATATTACACGATCTTAATATTCATAAATTAAAACTGATTTCAAATAGCCAGCAAACCAAACGTGTTGGAATTATTGGATATGGACTGGAGATTGTAGAATATGTTAATTACTAA
- a CDS encoding thioredoxin family protein has protein sequence MKKILFILIFAISGQIFAQEQSQWISDYKVALQQSESQNKPILVFVTDNQKTESLELLKKEFFATEDFKAIEAKVILLKLDISNKESYNVRLGIHYLEERNASGLALINSYNDNIGEPLTEINSENIKSFISFLNSKL, from the coding sequence ATGAAAAAAATATTATTTATCTTAATTTTTGCAATATCAGGACAGATTTTTGCCCAAGAACAATCACAATGGATAAGTGATTATAAAGTGGCTTTACAACAATCTGAAAGTCAAAATAAACCTATTTTGGTTTTTGTGACTGATAATCAAAAAACAGAGTCCTTAGAACTTCTCAAAAAAGAATTTTTTGCAACAGAAGATTTTAAAGCCATAGAGGCTAAAGTGATTTTATTAAAGTTGGATATTTCTAATAAAGAATCTTATAATGTCCGTCTGGGAATCCATTATCTTGAAGAAAGAAATGCATCTGGTTTGGCCTTAATAAATAGCTATAACGATAATATTGGAGAGCCTCTAACTGAAATAAATTCAGAAAATATAAAATCTTTTATTTCCTTTTTGAACTCAAAATTATAG
- a CDS encoding DUF3108 domain-containing protein, whose product MRLSSLMTLFFLSSFVIFAQNNTIPAGEKLLYTATYNMSGLLNELAQVTMETSEVKTSNSTLLKLKCSAVTFSKWDNFFKIRDLYESYVSPKTLTPYLYNRDINEGGYEKFMKYKYNHKSNTVSSLMRKKRRDGTFWEVNETVKIGSSTRDIVATLYHIRNMDIHKANIGDSQNLTVLFDNKESVVRVQYVSKETINTAIGKKECYKLSISVNNSNVLKGNNDNLIWLTADANKVPVYAKFKIPVGNGELKIKSATGLKN is encoded by the coding sequence ATGAGATTATCATCTTTAATGACACTCTTTTTTTTGAGCAGTTTTGTGATTTTTGCACAAAACAACACCATTCCTGCTGGAGAAAAACTATTATACACCGCAACATACAATATGTCTGGGTTGCTAAACGAATTAGCCCAAGTTACTATGGAGACTAGTGAGGTCAAGACCTCAAATTCTACATTATTAAAGTTAAAATGTTCTGCTGTAACATTCAGCAAGTGGGACAATTTTTTTAAAATCCGTGATTTGTACGAGAGCTACGTAAGCCCTAAAACGTTGACGCCATATTTATATAATCGTGACATCAACGAAGGTGGTTATGAGAAATTTATGAAATATAAATACAATCATAAATCGAATACCGTCTCGAGTTTAATGCGTAAGAAAAGAAGAGATGGCACATTTTGGGAAGTTAATGAAACCGTTAAAATTGGATCTTCAACCAGAGATATAGTAGCTACATTATACCATATAAGAAATATGGATATTCACAAAGCAAATATTGGAGACAGTCAAAATCTTACAGTTTTGTTTGATAACAAAGAATCTGTGGTAAGAGTACAATATGTTAGTAAAGAAACAATCAATACAGCTATAGGTAAAAAGGAATGCTATAAATTATCTATATCTGTTAATAATAGCAATGTTTTAAAGGGAAATAATGATAACTTAATTTGGCTTACAGCAGATGCCAATAAAGTCCCTGTATATGCAAAATTTAAAATCCCTGTTGGTAATGGAGAATTAAAAATTAAATCTGCAACAGGTTTAAAAAACTAA